One segment of Chelmon rostratus isolate fCheRos1 chromosome 17, fCheRos1.pri, whole genome shotgun sequence DNA contains the following:
- the kdm8 gene encoding lysine-specific demethylase 8: MAMLWSKISAVLPVNEEQFPLHFSDKVESSVVEMLKRSRQQLYSDATSTSRMLNAQIILDYSWEKLNTGTWRHVDKEWRRVYSYGCLFKVAALCCEDPSVDEVLQAVRTCDMGLLMGAAVLDNILQVIVRILQSEVRKSTKEEDECEHAEVKRIKIGCPHVPVIKEELAVPRMKCPSLESFNTNYLLPLKPVILEGIIDHWPALNEHPWSIEYLRSVAGCRTVPVEVGSRYTDEEWSQTLLTVNGFIDRYILNKDGGKALGYLAQHQLFDQIPELKDDIRLPDYCCLGEGDEDDITVNAWFGPGGTVSPLHQDPQQNFLAQVVGSKYIRLYSPEDTDKLYPHQSQLLHNTSQVEVENPDTERFPQFAKAPYLECVLQPGEVLFIPVRHWHYVRSLELSFSVSFWWS, encoded by the exons ATGGCCATGCTGTGGTCAAAGATCTCTGCTGTTCTGCCTGTTAATGAGGAACAGTTTCCACTGCACTTCAGTGACAAAGTGGAGTCGAGTGTGGTGGAAATGCTGAAACGGTCCAGGCAGCAGCTGTACAGCGACGCTACAAGTACCAGCCGAATGCTTAATGCTCAGATCATTTTGGACTATTCGTGGGAGAAACTCAACACGGGAACCTGGCGCCACGTGGACAAAGAATGGCGACGTGTTTATTCTTATGGCTGCCTGTTCAAAGTGGCCGCTCTGTGTTGTGAAGATCCGTCAGTAGACGAGGTCCTGCAGGCTGTAAGGACTTGTGACATGGGTTTACTAATGGGTGCAGCCGTCCTGGATAACATCCTGCAGGTTATTGTTCGCATTCTGCAGAGTGAAGTCAGGAAATCCACtaaagaagaagatgaatgtGAACATGCTGAGGTCAAG AGAATAAAGATCGGCTGCCCACATGTTCCTGTGATCAAAGAAGAGTTGGCAGTTCCCAGGATGAAGTGTCCTTCACTGGAGAGCTTCAACACAAACTACCTGCTCCCCCTCAAACCAGTGATTTTAGAAGGCATCATTGACCACTGGCCCGCCCTCAACGAACACCCCTGGAG CATAGAATACTTAAGATCTGTTGCTGGGTGTCGGACTGTTCCTGTTGAGGTGGGATCCAGGTACACAGACGAGGAATGGTCACAAACGCTGCTTACGGTCAATGGATTCATCGATCGATACATTTTGAATAAA GATGGAGGAAAAGCTTTGGGTTACCTCGCTCAACACCAGCTTTTTGATCAG ATACCAGAGCTGAAGGATGACATCCGCCTCCCTGATTATTGCTGCCTTGGCGAAGGAGACGAAGACGACATTACTGTAAACGCGTGGTTTGGGCCCGGAGGCACAGTGTCTCCACTTCACCAAGACCCTCAGCAGAACTTCCTGGCTCAG GTGGTGGGAAGCAAATACATCCGCCTATATTCCCCAGAGGACACAGACAAGCTGTACCCTCATCAATCCCAGCTCCTTCACAATACCAGTCAG gtggaggtggagaatCCAGACACAGAGCGATTCCCGCAGTTTGCCAAGGCTCCGTATCTCGAATGTGTGTTACAGCCTGGAGAAGTGCTGTTCATCCCTGTCCGGCACTGGCATTACGTCCGATCCCTAGAGCTCAGCTTCTCTGTCAGCTTCTGGTGGTCATGA